One Psychrobacillus glaciei genomic region harbors:
- a CDS encoding DUF779 domain-containing protein, whose product MVERVIATDTALELIELLKSKHGQLMFHQSGGCCDGSSPMCYPDGDLILGDQDVFLGSIGDTPFYMHKSQFEYWKHTQLIIDVVDGRGGMFSLEGVEGKRFLTRSRAFTAEENRHLQT is encoded by the coding sequence ATGGTTGAACGCGTAATCGCTACAGACACTGCACTAGAACTCATTGAATTATTGAAAAGTAAGCATGGTCAGCTAATGTTTCATCAATCGGGAGGCTGTTGTGATGGGTCCTCTCCCATGTGTTATCCAGATGGTGATTTAATTTTAGGAGATCAGGATGTGTTTTTGGGAAGTATTGGAGATACACCCTTTTATATGCATAAAAGTCAGTTTGAATATTGGAAGCATACACAGCTAATAATAGATGTAGTGGACGGACGTGGGGGCATGTTCTCCCTTGAAGGTGTTGAGGGGAAACGTTTTTTAACAAGATCCAGAGCTTTCACTGCAGAAGAAAATAGGCATTTACAAACTTGA
- the adh gene encoding aldehyde dehydrogenase, with the protein MVYAFPNTEGSKVSFKDKYENYINGEWTPPVKGEYFENVTPITGKVFTQVARSTAEDIELALDAAHGAKDAWGKTSVAERSNILNKIANRIEENLEMLAVAETWDNGKAVRETLNADLPLAIDHFRYFAGAIRAQEGNLSQIDNDTVAYHFNEPLGVVGQIIPWNFPILMAVWKLAPALAAGNCVVLKPAEQTPASILVLMELIGDLLPPGVLNIVNGFGLEAGKPLASSPRISKIAFTGETTTGRLIMQYASQNLIPVTLELGGKSPNIFFEDIMDEDDAFLDKAVEGFVLFALNQGEVCTCPSRVLIQESIYDRFIERVLARVEAIKIGNPLDPNTMMGAQASTEQMEKIMSYLDIGKQEGAECLIGGERNILDGEFADGYYIKPTVFKGTNNMRIFQEEIFGPVVSVTTFKTKEEALEIANDTLYGLGSGIWTRNMNTAYRFGRGIQAGRVWTNCYHQYPAHSAFGGYKMSGIGRENHLMMLNHYQQTKNLLVSYNENKLGFF; encoded by the coding sequence ATGGTTTATGCATTTCCGAATACAGAAGGCTCGAAGGTTTCATTTAAGGACAAGTATGAAAACTATATTAATGGCGAGTGGACACCCCCGGTAAAAGGAGAATACTTTGAAAACGTAACACCAATCACAGGGAAAGTATTTACCCAAGTTGCACGTTCAACTGCAGAAGACATTGAGCTTGCTTTAGATGCAGCACATGGAGCAAAAGATGCATGGGGTAAAACTTCCGTGGCGGAAAGATCAAATATATTAAATAAAATTGCAAATCGTATAGAGGAAAACTTAGAGATGCTTGCAGTTGCGGAAACATGGGATAACGGGAAAGCAGTTCGTGAAACATTAAACGCTGACTTGCCATTAGCAATTGATCATTTTCGTTATTTTGCAGGGGCTATTCGTGCACAAGAAGGAAATTTGAGTCAAATTGATAATGATACCGTTGCCTATCATTTTAATGAGCCGCTTGGCGTAGTTGGACAAATTATTCCATGGAACTTCCCAATATTAATGGCTGTTTGGAAACTTGCACCGGCACTTGCAGCAGGAAATTGCGTCGTCTTAAAACCTGCAGAACAAACGCCTGCATCTATTTTAGTTCTTATGGAGTTAATTGGTGATTTATTACCACCAGGCGTTTTGAATATTGTAAATGGATTTGGATTAGAAGCTGGTAAGCCACTGGCATCTAGCCCACGAATTAGTAAAATAGCGTTTACAGGTGAAACAACAACTGGTCGCTTAATAATGCAATATGCGTCTCAAAATTTAATTCCAGTAACGTTAGAGCTTGGAGGTAAATCACCAAATATTTTCTTCGAAGATATTATGGATGAAGATGATGCATTTTTGGATAAAGCAGTAGAAGGATTCGTTCTATTTGCTTTAAACCAAGGAGAAGTTTGTACGTGTCCATCTCGTGTACTTATTCAAGAATCTATTTATGATCGATTCATCGAACGAGTACTGGCACGCGTGGAAGCGATTAAAATTGGAAACCCATTAGATCCAAATACAATGATGGGTGCACAGGCATCTACTGAACAAATGGAAAAAATCATGTCTTACTTAGATATTGGAAAGCAAGAAGGTGCAGAGTGCTTAATCGGAGGAGAACGTAATATACTTGATGGAGAATTTGCAGATGGATATTATATTAAACCAACAGTGTTTAAAGGTACGAACAATATGCGCATTTTCCAAGAGGAAATCTTCGGTCCAGTAGTATCTGTAACAACTTTTAAAACAAAAGAAGAAGCACTGGAAATTGCAAATGATACATTATACGGATTAGGATCTGGCATTTGGACACGTAATATGAACACGGCGTATCGTTTTGGACGTGGTATTCAAGCGGGACGTGTTTGGACAAACTGCTATCACCAATATCCAGCTCATTCTGCATTTGGTGGTTATAAAATGTCAGGTATTGGCCGAGAAAATCATTTAATGATGCTCAACCACTACCAACAAACTAAGAACCTTCTTGTTAGTTATAATGAAAACAAACTTGGATTCTTTTGA
- a CDS encoding LLM class flavin-dependent oxidoreductase has translation MEIGIYTFGDLGPNPLTGKTISASQRLREVIELGKLADEAGLDIFGVGEHHRLDYTISSPAVVLSAVAQATKRIKLTSATTVLSTLDPVRLFEDFATLDQISNGRAEIIAGRGAFVESFPLFGYDLHDYDALFEENIKLLQQLNSEEIVTWEGKFRPILANAMISPRPVQEKLPIWIGVGGSTESAIRAGRLGTGLVLAILGGNPMHFKPLVDLYLRVGADVGHARDSLQVGVTGHTYIAKETQQAKDEFYPYYSNYWSYVNKQRGTETRMTRSDFEHMVSPETALFVGSPQQIIEKILYQYELFGHQRFIAQIDIGGQSISEVAKGIELLATEVAPVVRRETNK, from the coding sequence ATGGAAATTGGTATTTATACTTTTGGCGACCTTGGACCAAATCCGCTTACTGGAAAAACCATAAGTGCATCACAGCGTTTAAGAGAGGTAATAGAACTAGGCAAGTTGGCAGATGAAGCAGGGCTTGATATTTTCGGAGTTGGAGAACATCATCGATTAGATTACACCATCTCCTCTCCAGCAGTTGTACTCTCAGCTGTTGCACAAGCAACAAAGCGTATAAAATTAACAAGTGCAACAACCGTTTTAAGTACATTGGATCCCGTCCGCTTATTTGAAGATTTCGCTACGTTAGATCAAATTTCAAATGGTAGAGCCGAAATAATAGCAGGAAGAGGAGCATTTGTGGAGTCTTTTCCTCTTTTTGGATATGACTTGCACGATTACGATGCTTTATTTGAAGAGAATATTAAATTGCTCCAGCAATTAAATAGCGAAGAAATAGTAACTTGGGAAGGTAAATTTCGACCAATCCTAGCAAATGCAATGATTTCTCCTAGACCAGTTCAAGAGAAACTTCCCATTTGGATTGGTGTTGGTGGTTCAACGGAAAGTGCTATTAGAGCAGGAAGGCTTGGGACTGGATTGGTTCTTGCTATCCTTGGTGGAAATCCTATGCACTTTAAACCACTGGTAGACTTATATTTACGAGTAGGAGCAGATGTCGGTCATGCTCGTGATAGCTTACAGGTTGGGGTAACAGGTCACACCTATATTGCGAAAGAAACACAACAAGCAAAAGATGAGTTCTATCCATATTACTCCAATTATTGGTCTTATGTGAATAAACAAAGAGGCACGGAAACAAGAATGACCCGTTCTGATTTTGAACATATGGTAAGTCCAGAAACAGCGCTATTTGTAGGTAGTCCACAACAAATTATTGAAAAGATTCTTTATCAATATGAATTATTTGGACATCAACGATTCATAGCACAAATCGATATTGGCGGTCAATCAATTAGTGAGGTTGCAAAAGGAATAGAACTACTGGCAACAGAAGTAGCTCCTGTTGTAAGAAGAGAGACAAATAAATAA